The following nucleotide sequence is from Manis pentadactyla isolate mManPen7 chromosome 13, mManPen7.hap1, whole genome shotgun sequence.
CCAGTACTACTTCTTTTTCTCCATGGGAGCTACCGAGTGCATCCTTCTGgcagtgatggcctatgaccggtaCCTGGCCATCTGCAACCCTCTAAGATACTCACTGCTCATGAGTATTCCAGTGTGCATGCAGTTCTCCCCTGGATCTTGGATTGGGGACTTCATTTCCCCTCTTCTATCTACCATACTTATCTCTCATCTGAATTTCTGTGGCCCCCAGAAGATCAACCATTTCTTTTGTGACTCAGACCCCATCTATAAACTCTCTTGCTCAGATACATTCTTGGTGGAGGCCTTGAGCTACACATGTATCTCTGTTATGATTCTCAGTTCTTTTCTTCACACCATGTCCTCCTATGGATACATTGTGGTCACAGTAATCAGAATGTCTTCCCAGGAAGCTTGGAGAAAAGCTTTCTCCACCTGTGCCTCCCACCTCACTGTGGTCACCATCTATTATGGCACCATCATCTTTGCCTATGTCTGCCCTCCGGCCAAGTACAACTTCACCATTGGCAAAGAGGTCTCCGTGTTCTACTTTGTGGTCACCCCATTGGTAAATCCTCTCATATACACTCGGAGaaacaaagatgtgaagaaagcCTTCAGAAAGTTTCTAGCACAAAAGAGATTGCTCATGCAGGGAATTTGGGAGACCAACTAAAATAAGCCATTTAGAAAGGAATCCCATACCACATTTGCAAACAGTATTGAAAAGTACATTAGGAAATTGATACCACTTATTACAGACACTTCTCTCACTTTTCATATTGATTTGTATCTTCTTGAAATAGTTATCCTATAATTAATGTATTTAGGAATGTTTTAGCTTAATGCCAAAGTCACAAGTTTCCAGTACATAAGCCATTCAGAATAGGTAAAAAGGCTGGTTTAGTGCCATATAATATTTCAGTTAAATATTCTAATAATATGTACCTTAACAATAACTATGGGTCAAAAATTGTCCctgttaaagggagaaatgtttTAATTCCATCTGGTAAATGGATTAATATAAATGTGTCactatgtacattaaaaaacacataatGATTCAGTATTATTCTAAGACATTGATGCAGATTTAattatgaatataaacataaaaattaaattagaaactaGAAATTATTCTCTACCATTTTTCTGAGTAATAcaactgaatttgaaaatattaacaaatctaACAAGATCAATAATTTGAGAGGGAGAAAATGGGAAAAGTTTGAACTGGACAGTACAAGAATTGGATATCTAACAAGGAAAAGCAAGTATCGACACTCTTAGATTTTAATATAATAGTCAAAGACACACTCATTTTACTATATACTAATTCACTTCAGACTAATAGGCAAAAAAAGGATGGACAAATACTTTTCCATTATTGTGTATCACTCTCCCATGTGAATAAAAAGTTCTATAATTTTCAGTACAGTTAAGAATCTACATGGATGGTAAAGGTGATGGAAGAAAAGGTATCATCAAAGCTTTTTAAGTGTGAATTTTCCACTAGATTGCCTCACCAAGTCTCCCTATTCAAAGTATGGCCAGTGTATGAGCACAGTCAGAATAATCTAGGAGGTTTAGAGAATGAGAATTTACATAGTTACAAGATACCCAGTTGATTGGTTTGATACACATATTAAATCATGAAAAGAAAACACTATTTTAAACACCCAAGATTCTAAACAATTCGATTTTAAAGGGAAGAGAatataaagaaatcagaaaacagaccAGTGTGTGCCATAGTGGAGGGGGATAGGGGAATGGATAAAATATGTGAAAGGGGAAATATTAGTGAGAAACATTTGGTATCTTCATCTGGCTGATGCTTACATGATTGTATATGCATATCAATTCATTAAGCTGTACACTAAAATTTGGGAACTTTATTGCAataccacaaaaaaattaatgaaaaaacaaagaacttGCTGCGCATGACAATGTATAAATATGTCTTTGCTTAAATCTGAACTCTTATTTTCTGGTATAAAATAGAATTGCATTTTTTCTTGAATGCCTaattacttttcatttctaaagtaGTATGCATGCATGGAAACTTGTCAAAATTACATTTACATGTAAATGTGAAACAAGTCATAATCAACATTTTTTGctaaatctttcatttctatcagcATATGAAAGATTACATATAGACTTTCACAACATGAGCAAAACATTCTGTATCAGTCCAGTTACTTCTGTATGCCATCGCActgaaggggagggaaaaaaaggatttCATCCTTTTTGGGTATTCCGCATGAGCCTAAGTATTAAGCAGTCActagacagattaacaggaaaatgGCATGTTagctatatttattattttcatgtcCACATAGAAATTTTCTAAGGGAATATGAAGACCTGGAGAAGCAAGTAGAATCAAAAGgtcatatgcatttaaaataatattttactaattcatttttatttatgtataaatgacatgcaatattttattggtttcaattaCACAATAGAGTGATTCAATAGCTCTACATAGCATTAAATGCTCACCCATAGTGAAGTTATTATGTCATCATGTTACAGTTACTGACTGCATTATACATGCTGCACTTTCATTTCCATGACtaaattataattgagattttgtgcctctttacccacttcacctatttcactgacCCACCCTGACCCCTTCCCCACaataaccaccagtcacctctGTGTCAATgagactactgctgttttgctcatttttttttagattccacatattagtgaaatcatatgtaatttgtctttctctgccttacttatttcacttagaatgatACCTTCAAGGTCTTTCCATGTCCATGAAAGTAGCAGGTATTCTCTctgttttatggctgagtaatactctacTGTGTTTATGGGCTGCAtcattatccactcatctattgatggacactgattgtttccacatcttggctactgcAGTTAatctggcaataaacataggggtgcatatatttttgaataacagggttttgttttcttcaagtaaattcctagaagtaaaaaATAAGGGGTCATagagtacttctatttttagtgttttgaagaacctccatacagctttccacggtgcctgaacaaatttacattcccacctaaagtgcaggagggtttccatttatgcacatccttgccaacacttgttatttcttgtcttttggagagtgactattttgactggtgtgaggtgataactcattgtggatTTGATTGGCATGAACAGaaattttcaaagaagaaatacagatggcgaacaggcacatgaaaatatactcCAATTCGATAACCATCAAAATTTTATGCTCTTTGAAAGGCAATGGTAGGGGCATGAAATTAGTTGCTAACAATTGTATAAAACAACTGCCAAACATGTAGTCAACAGAGTATATTAGAATAAATATCTAAACTcaataataaagcaaaataaaaattcaattaagacataaaaaaatatatgaagagctatTTCACTAAAGATGTACACATGGCAATAAgcaattgatttaaaaatttgcATTAATTACCcaataaggaaatgcaaattagaatcaCAATGTGTtgatttcagggcttctcatagATAGTGCTATTGATATTTTGGTTGTATAATTCTTCACTGTGGAGGGCATGTCCAGTATATTCAAGGATGTTCAGCACCATTCCATCCTCTACCTACTTAGATTCTAgtagccctcctctcccttcagtCACGATaatgaaaaatctcttctgaccTTGTGAAATGTACCCTGGGGATAAAATTATCCCCTAAAGCCATCATGGAGACCCACTGATGTAGATCCTACTACTGTAAATGACCAATGAGATAATCATACATGCCACAAGTAGGTATTAAGAAGAAGAGATATTCAGTCCTCAGACAATTAATAACCCTCCATATGAAGTACCAAAGGAGGCATTTAAAACAACTTTAGTTTTCTGCTGATTAAGCTAAATTTAGTGCTTATTGAAGAAGAGCTGCACTTGTAAGTCACAATCTGTGATCACAGCAGAGACCTGAATATATAGAGATTGCATGGCAGCCTTGTATCCAAGATGGCAGGTTATAGAAGAATAAACTTTTAAAGGATCAGTTGACCCTTagtgatgaaaatatattttcatggacTGCTTATTGGCTGTGTTTGGTCAATCAGCGTATTGCATATGCTGTCTGATTTTATAGTGGCCCCAAAGTTACTTgcgctttttaaaattcaaatagttTTAGATGAATGGCATTAttaaactgtttatttttttacccaaaatacaaaaatgttacagaatttcCATCTGTGATCACTTTAATGTCTAAACTGTATATAATCcccattcttattttgaattcaaataattatcatttcttctttatttttgatgTCGACCATTTTATGAAATGCCTATTGTACTAAAATAATCAAATGCAAAGATATCACTttgtgatatcattatacatctATCagacctgttaaaataaaaggaatgttAGCCCCCAATACTTGCAATGCTTCAGAGTTACCTAGTAACTCACATTTTGctgatgtgaaaataaaatgggaCAGTCAACCTGAAGAGTAGTTTGGCATGTCacttaaaataaacaagtagcTATCACACAATCCAGCAATTTCACCTGGGACATTTACCCCAGAGAAATTACTTTTGTTCACAGAAAAATCTCTTCAAGAAGACTTACTGGAGctttatttgtaacagccaaAATCTGGGAAGAGTTCGTTTGCCCTGGTACAgataaataattgaaataaagtaCAATGATACATGAATAATATGAAATACTCCGCAATACAAAACGACAAACTGTCAATACATGCAATAACCTGGGTTGATCaggggcattatgctgagtagaAAAAGGCCAGTCTCAAAAGTTTATGTattatatgatcccatttataaaacgttcttaaaatgacaaaattgcAGATATATAGAAGATGTTAGTGTTAGCCAGGATTTAGGTGGTGGCGTAGCTATTAAACGGCAGCATGAAGAATCCTTGTGGCTTGGGAATATTCTGCATCTTCAATGTCAATATCTTGGTTGTGATACTGCACTACAGTTTTGTTAAACGTTATTTGATGTGCAAAAATGGTATGTGGTATTACATAAATCTACAAATTCATGTGAAACTACAAccttaatctttttttaaatgaattaaatagaaaaattatcaaaataggtGATTTCATTATCCATCCCTTGTATCTTAAATACTATTTAGCTGCCTTTCATATACGTTATATCAGTTTAGCATTCAAACTGTTGGCATGAGACTAGCTTTAGACAGATACTTGGGATGGTTATTATCAGTCCTTTAAATTGTTATGCTGAGTTAAAACCTGTTTGTTTGCTTTGAAATTAATTAATTGTAACTAGAAAAAATTACTTATGTTTTTGTATATGTaatgtttatttagaaaaattaaaaatccctCAATTTGATTTCAAGTATTGTTAAAAATCTTGCATTTTCAGCTCTGTCTTTGAGCTCTTGGTTTTGCACTTCATGCTCATGTTTCTTCCCTCTGGGCTCAAACAAGgttcatattattttttctgaaatgttgGTAAACAACTGAAAATGAGTATTTCTACCATCCTGCTTACAGAGAGCATAATTTGCATATGTATAAATTTCATGTCCCTCCAGGatactctttctctctttcagttcAAGCTCAGCAGGCAGTTTTTCCTGATTCAAAATTGTCAAGAGCAAAGTGAAGTTTGCATAAATTTCATGGATATTCACTCCACTGCACAAAAGCCAAATTGATATAAAATTGATACACAAAGAATTGTTAtaattccttctctatttttggCTTTTGTTGAAATGGCTGAGGAACAGGCTATTAAATGCCCTACATGGCCTAGTTTGAAAAGATTTGTGACAAGTATCCTTCCCCTATTGTGACTAAATACTCTGTTTCTATCCTCCCAAGTTTCAGAAGAATGTAGTAAAGCCACCCACTAAGTCTTTTTTCTGTGCAATGCTTTCAgcagacatttcagaattttcgcttctttttttttgtctgggtaTGGTACAGCATGACCATTTCTCATGTAATAAAATTCTAATCGTTTTATTAAACATTAATCCTCTCATTTTATGACTTTCCCAGTTTATTATAAGCAAAGAGGATCCTAGGTACAGGTCCGACACATTGCTTGGAAATATCATCAGCGAAATATCCAAGTTTGCATGTCAGAGTCCTGCTTCTCACTAAACTGTAGGACACAATTTAACTAAGAGTTATGTGACTGCATACCACGGAGCCCACTAACTCCAGGACCCAATAACATATTCCACCTAAACTCACCTAGAGGCAGTCTCACAGTTGGATTTCTGGCATCAGTCTGCCAACATTACATTTATTAGGTTTTCCCCAATGTGATTTAG
It contains:
- the LOC130680248 gene encoding LOW QUALITY PROTEIN: olfactory receptor 11L1-like (The sequence of the model RefSeq protein was modified relative to this genomic sequence to represent the inferred CDS: substituted 1 base at 1 genomic stop codon) gives rise to the protein MEMTNQSTVTEFIFLSFPGILYLRLTLFLMFLTVYLLSLMANTLIIFTVVMXMTLQTPMYIFLGYLSFLEIWYTTVTVPKLLATCLSQGVTISVSGCIAQYYFFFSMGATECILLAVMAYDRYLAICNPLRYSLLMSIPVCMQFSPGSWIGDFISPLLSTILISHLNFCGPQKINHFFCDSDPIYKLSCSDTFLVEALSYTCISVMILSSFLHTMSSYGYIVVTVIRMSSQEAWRKAFSTCASHLTVVTIYYGTIIFAYVCPPAKYNFTIGKEVSVFYFVVTPLVNPLIYTRRNKDVKKAFRKFLAQKRLLMQGIWETN